A window from Centropristis striata isolate RG_2023a ecotype Rhode Island chromosome 2, C.striata_1.0, whole genome shotgun sequence encodes these proteins:
- the LOC131992600 gene encoding COUP transcription factor 2-like isoform X3, which translates to MCVSVQRGRLPTQSYHGQFALTNGDPLQCHSYLSGYISLLLRAEPYPTSRFGSQCLQSNNIMGIENICELAARMLFSAVEWARNIPFFPDLQVTDQVALLRLTWSELFVLNAAQCSMPVHVAPLLAAAGLHASPMSADRVVAFMDHIRVFQEQVEKLKVLHVDSAEYSCIKAIVLFTTDACGLSDVAHVEGLQEKSQCALEEYVRSQYPNQPNRFGKLLLRLPSLRTVSSSVIEQLFFVRLVGKTPIETLIRDMLLSGSSFNWPYMPIQ; encoded by the exons atgtgtgtat CTGTCCAGAGAGGCAGACTGCCCACCCAGTCTTATCACGGCCAGTTTGCTCTGACAAACGGAGACCCTCTACAGTGTCACTCCTATCTGTCGGGATacatctctctgctgctgcgGGCCGAGCCCTACCCGACCTCCAGGTTCGGCTCTCAGTGCCTGCAGAGCAACAACATCATGGGCATTGAGAACATCTGTGAGCTCGCGGCCCGGATGCTCTTCAGTGCCGTGGAGTGGGCCCGCAACATCCCCTTCTTCCCGGACCTGCAGGTGACGGACCAGGTGGCCCTGCTCCGCCTCACCTGGAGCGAACTGTTCGTCCTGAACGCCGCGCAGTGCTCCATGCCGGTCCACGTGGCCCCGCTGCTCGCCGCCGCCGGCCTCCACGCCTCCCCGATGTCCGCGGACCGGGTAGTGGCCTTCATGGACCACATCCGGGTCTTCCAGGAGCAGGTGGAGAAGCTCAAGGTGCTGCACGTGGATTCAGCAGAGTACAGCTGCATCAAGGCCATCGTGCTGTTCACCACAG ATGCTTGTGGTCTGTCGGACGTGGCCCATGTGGAGGGTCTGCAGGAGAAGTCCCAGTGTGCTTTAGAGGAGTATGTGAGGAGCCAGTATCCCAACCAGCCTAACAGGTTTGGGAAGCTGCTGCTCCGCTTGCCTTCCCTGCGCACCGTCTCTTCCTCTGTCATAGAGCAGCTTTTCTTCGTCCGTCTTGTGGGGAAAACCCCCATAGAAACTCTGATAAGGGACATGCTGCTGTCCGGAAGCAGCTTCAACTGGCCTTACATGCCTATTCAGTAG
- the LOC131992600 gene encoding COUP transcription factor 2-like isoform X1: protein MAMVAWRNTEGVGDAQGTLSSPVSQVAPLSLPGELTGHMNPASSLEIPPSAAAAAPQGAPPPNASSTTTNNNNNTSSSSSSSSSMDKQQSQQIECIVCGDKSSGKHYGQFTCEGCKSFFKRSVRRNLSYTCRANRNCPVDQHHRNQCQYCRLKKCLKVGMRREGTGWRPPVVALAVQRGRLPTQSYHGQFALTNGDPLQCHSYLSGYISLLLRAEPYPTSRFGSQCLQSNNIMGIENICELAARMLFSAVEWARNIPFFPDLQVTDQVALLRLTWSELFVLNAAQCSMPVHVAPLLAAAGLHASPMSADRVVAFMDHIRVFQEQVEKLKVLHVDSAEYSCIKAIVLFTTDACGLSDVAHVEGLQEKSQCALEEYVRSQYPNQPNRFGKLLLRLPSLRTVSSSVIEQLFFVRLVGKTPIETLIRDMLLSGSSFNWPYMPIQ, encoded by the exons ATGGCTATGGTGGCGTGGAGAAACACCGAGGGCGTCGGGGACGCGCAGGGGACCCTCTCCTCCCCGGTGTCCCAGGTCGCACCTCTGTCTCTGCCCGGGGAGCTGACGGGACACATGAACCCGGCGTCCTCTCTGGAAATACccccctcagcagcagcagcagcgccccAGGGCGCACCGCCGCCAAATGCATccagcaccaccaccaacaataacaacaacacctcctcttcctcgtcctcctcctcgtccatGGACAAACAGCAGAGCCAGCAGATCGAGTGCATCGTGTGCGGGGACAAATCCAGCGGGAAGCACTACGGACAGTTCACATGTGAGGGATGTAAGAGCTTCTTCAAACGCAGCGTCAGGAGGAACCTGTCCTACACCTGCAGGGCCAACAGGAACTGTCCCGTAGACCAGCACCACCGCAACCAGTGCCAGTACTGTCGCCTCAAGAAATGCCTCAAAGTCGGCATGAGGAGGGAAGGTACGGGCTGGCGTCCTCCTGTTGTTGCTCTCG CTGTCCAGAGAGGCAGACTGCCCACCCAGTCTTATCACGGCCAGTTTGCTCTGACAAACGGAGACCCTCTACAGTGTCACTCCTATCTGTCGGGATacatctctctgctgctgcgGGCCGAGCCCTACCCGACCTCCAGGTTCGGCTCTCAGTGCCTGCAGAGCAACAACATCATGGGCATTGAGAACATCTGTGAGCTCGCGGCCCGGATGCTCTTCAGTGCCGTGGAGTGGGCCCGCAACATCCCCTTCTTCCCGGACCTGCAGGTGACGGACCAGGTGGCCCTGCTCCGCCTCACCTGGAGCGAACTGTTCGTCCTGAACGCCGCGCAGTGCTCCATGCCGGTCCACGTGGCCCCGCTGCTCGCCGCCGCCGGCCTCCACGCCTCCCCGATGTCCGCGGACCGGGTAGTGGCCTTCATGGACCACATCCGGGTCTTCCAGGAGCAGGTGGAGAAGCTCAAGGTGCTGCACGTGGATTCAGCAGAGTACAGCTGCATCAAGGCCATCGTGCTGTTCACCACAG ATGCTTGTGGTCTGTCGGACGTGGCCCATGTGGAGGGTCTGCAGGAGAAGTCCCAGTGTGCTTTAGAGGAGTATGTGAGGAGCCAGTATCCCAACCAGCCTAACAGGTTTGGGAAGCTGCTGCTCCGCTTGCCTTCCCTGCGCACCGTCTCTTCCTCTGTCATAGAGCAGCTTTTCTTCGTCCGTCTTGTGGGGAAAACCCCCATAGAAACTCTGATAAGGGACATGCTGCTGTCCGGAAGCAGCTTCAACTGGCCTTACATGCCTATTCAGTAG
- the LOC131992600 gene encoding COUP transcription factor 2-like isoform X2, which translates to MAMVAWRNTEGVGDAQGTLSSPVSQVAPLSLPGELTGHMNPASSLEIPPSAAAAAPQGAPPPNASSTTTNNNNNTSSSSSSSSSMDKQQSQQIECIVCGDKSSGKHYGQFTCEGCKSFFKRSVRRNLSYTCRANRNCPVDQHHRNQCQYCRLKKCLKVGMRREAVQRGRLPTQSYHGQFALTNGDPLQCHSYLSGYISLLLRAEPYPTSRFGSQCLQSNNIMGIENICELAARMLFSAVEWARNIPFFPDLQVTDQVALLRLTWSELFVLNAAQCSMPVHVAPLLAAAGLHASPMSADRVVAFMDHIRVFQEQVEKLKVLHVDSAEYSCIKAIVLFTTDACGLSDVAHVEGLQEKSQCALEEYVRSQYPNQPNRFGKLLLRLPSLRTVSSSVIEQLFFVRLVGKTPIETLIRDMLLSGSSFNWPYMPIQ; encoded by the exons ATGGCTATGGTGGCGTGGAGAAACACCGAGGGCGTCGGGGACGCGCAGGGGACCCTCTCCTCCCCGGTGTCCCAGGTCGCACCTCTGTCTCTGCCCGGGGAGCTGACGGGACACATGAACCCGGCGTCCTCTCTGGAAATACccccctcagcagcagcagcagcgccccAGGGCGCACCGCCGCCAAATGCATccagcaccaccaccaacaataacaacaacacctcctcttcctcgtcctcctcctcgtccatGGACAAACAGCAGAGCCAGCAGATCGAGTGCATCGTGTGCGGGGACAAATCCAGCGGGAAGCACTACGGACAGTTCACATGTGAGGGATGTAAGAGCTTCTTCAAACGCAGCGTCAGGAGGAACCTGTCCTACACCTGCAGGGCCAACAGGAACTGTCCCGTAGACCAGCACCACCGCAACCAGTGCCAGTACTGTCGCCTCAAGAAATGCCTCAAAGTCGGCATGAGGAGGGAAG CTGTCCAGAGAGGCAGACTGCCCACCCAGTCTTATCACGGCCAGTTTGCTCTGACAAACGGAGACCCTCTACAGTGTCACTCCTATCTGTCGGGATacatctctctgctgctgcgGGCCGAGCCCTACCCGACCTCCAGGTTCGGCTCTCAGTGCCTGCAGAGCAACAACATCATGGGCATTGAGAACATCTGTGAGCTCGCGGCCCGGATGCTCTTCAGTGCCGTGGAGTGGGCCCGCAACATCCCCTTCTTCCCGGACCTGCAGGTGACGGACCAGGTGGCCCTGCTCCGCCTCACCTGGAGCGAACTGTTCGTCCTGAACGCCGCGCAGTGCTCCATGCCGGTCCACGTGGCCCCGCTGCTCGCCGCCGCCGGCCTCCACGCCTCCCCGATGTCCGCGGACCGGGTAGTGGCCTTCATGGACCACATCCGGGTCTTCCAGGAGCAGGTGGAGAAGCTCAAGGTGCTGCACGTGGATTCAGCAGAGTACAGCTGCATCAAGGCCATCGTGCTGTTCACCACAG ATGCTTGTGGTCTGTCGGACGTGGCCCATGTGGAGGGTCTGCAGGAGAAGTCCCAGTGTGCTTTAGAGGAGTATGTGAGGAGCCAGTATCCCAACCAGCCTAACAGGTTTGGGAAGCTGCTGCTCCGCTTGCCTTCCCTGCGCACCGTCTCTTCCTCTGTCATAGAGCAGCTTTTCTTCGTCCGTCTTGTGGGGAAAACCCCCATAGAAACTCTGATAAGGGACATGCTGCTGTCCGGAAGCAGCTTCAACTGGCCTTACATGCCTATTCAGTAG